The genomic segment TCCTGTTGGGTTGATATGATAGGTAATATTATCATTGAATAAATGTGCATATTGTGGGTATTTAGCTTTAATACGCGGAATCAAAATACTAACCAAGTCTGATTTGATTTTAGCTAACATTTTAGCTTCTTCATCAAAATCGTCGTGTTGTGTAGAGATTACAATCGCATCAATACGAACGGGTTTATTATCATCTGAATATTCAAGCGTTACTTGCGATTTAGCATCTGGACGCAAGTATTTGATTTCGTTGTTCTCTCTTCTCAAGTTCGCCAACTCGATCAAAATTGCGTGAGATAAATCCAAAGCCAAAGGCATGTAGTTCTCCGTCTCATTAGTAGCGTAACCAAACATCATTCCTTGGTCACCTGCTCCTTGTTCTTCTTTACTGGCTCTATCCACTCCTTGATTGATATCAGCTGATTGTTCGTGAATAGCTGAAAGAATTCCACAAGAATTCGCTTCAAACATGTATTCGCTTTTAGTGTAACCAATTTTCTTGATCACATCACGAGCAATTTGTTGCACATCTAAGTAGGTATTGGATTTAACTTCTCCAGCCAAGATTACCTGACCGGTAGTTACCAAAGTTTCACAAGCTACTTTTGAATCGGCATCAAATGCCAAAAAATTATCGATTAATGCATCGGAGATTTGGTCAGCTATTTTGTCTGGATGTCCTTCACTCACAGATTCTGACGTAAATAAATAAGCCATAATGATTTAATTTTATTTAAAATTAAGCGAGGAAAAAAGGGTATTGCCACGAAATGCTAAAGGGAAGTTCCTGCTTTAGCATTTTTTAATGAGGTTGCAATCAGTTCAAATTTTTCCTCTGAAATTAGAGTGCAAAGTTATAAAACGATTTTGATTTCCAAATTAAACTTTCTCTTTTTTTTAAAATTTAAATAGTTTAACTAATACGAAATAAAAAAAAATGAGTTCATTTTTAATTTTCTTTCATTTTGATGAATTCATAATAAAACGATTTGATTCTGTTGTAAAGTTGTATTATAGGGGTAAAATTGATTCTTATAAATGAAAAATAACTAAAATTTTCACAGTTGGCAAGAGAAACATTACCGCTATCAGAGCTATGTTAGGTTGAATATAAGTCGGCGAGATTTGTTTCTTTAATAATTATGACGTTAATTTGCAATTCAAAGTTCAAATAAACGTATTGAAATGTTATAAAGAAAGGTAGAGGGATTAGACCCAGTGAAGCCTTAGCAACCCTTCGGTAAATCGAAGAAGGTGCTGCATTCTACCACATTAATGTGGAAAGATAACACGAGATTTTTTCTAGTTTACTTCTAGATTTTCTTTCTAATATTTCCAGCACAAATCAATATTTACAACCGATTTGACATTGGAAAATAAATTCAACCAAATACAAATACATAATTTCATCACAGAAAGTGGTGCGCATTATCCTATAATCAATTTAAGTTACCAAGTTTTTGGACCTCAATTGAATACAGCGCCTGTTGTTTTGGTCAATCATGCCTTGACGGGAAATTCTCAAGTTATTGGAGAACAAGGTTGGTGGAATGATCTTATTGGCGAAAGCAAAACCATAGATACATTGAAATATACTGTTTTAGCTTTCAATGTTCCAGGAAACGGATATGATGGTTTCCTGATAGAAAATTACAAAGATTTCAATGCAAGAGATGTTGCACGGTTATTTAACCAAGGAATTAAAGACTTGCAAATTAAACAGTTGTTTGCGATAATTGGAGGTTCTGTTGGTGGTGGAATTGCTTGGGAAATGGCAGCTTTAGAAACTAAAATTACCCAACATTTAATTCCGATTGCAACTGATTGGAAATCGACAGATTGGTTGATTGCGAATTGTTTTTTGCAAGAGCAAATTTTAGCCAATTCGTCAAAACCAATTGAAGACGCTCGCATTCACGCTATGTTATGTTATAGGACACCAGCCTCTTTTTCGGCTAAATTTCAACGGACACTAAATGAAGAATTGCAAATGTATAATGTAGAAAGTTGGTTAGCGCATCACGGAAATAAGTTGCAAAAGCGTTTTCAGCTTTCGGCTTATAAAATGATGAACCAGTTATTAAAGACGATTGATATTACAAGAGGAAGAGATTCTTTCGAAGCAGTAGCCTCAAAAATTGAAGCGAATATTCATATTATTGGAATTGATTCTGATTTGTTTTTTACGGCAAATGAGAACCGAGCTACCTATGAAGAATTAAAAAAATATAAAGAAAGTGTATCCTATCAAGAGATTGTTTCCATTCACGGTCACGATGCTTTTTTGATAGAATACCAACAATTACATAATTTATTGGCTACCATTTTTTAGTGGTATAACCAAAAATCAAATACTATGAAGATTTTAAAATTTGGAGGAAAATCATTATCCAATGGAGAAGGATTAGATAAAGTAGTTGCAATTATTTTAGACAAGGTGAACCAAGGCGAAAAAATTGCTGTGGTGGTTTCGGCACGTGGCAATGCCACTGATGAATTGGAGGGAATATTGGATAGTGCTGCTAAAAATGAAAGTTATAAGATAATGTTGGACCAATTCAAATTGGAACAGCAAAATGGTTTTATAGATGTTGATTTTTCAGAGGAATTTACTGTTCTTGAAAAATTATTTGAAGGTGTAAGCTTAATTGGAGATTACAGCAGCAAAATTAAAGACCAAATTTTGTCGATTGGCGAATTACTTTCGGCAAAATTACTGACGGCTATTTTGCTAAATAATGGAGTTAACGCGCGTTTTGCTGATAGTAGAGAATTGATAAAAACCGATTCGAAATTTGGCGATGCACAACCCATCGAACAAGCCTCTAAGAAAAATGTAATTCAGTATTTCAAAGAGAATGAAGATGCGGTGAATATTGTAACCGGTTTTATTGCTTCGAATGCTAAAAACGTTACGACTACTTTAGGAAGAAACGGAAGTAATTATACCGCTTCTTTGATTGCTAATTATTTGGATGCGGAAGAATTACAAAACTACACACACGTAGATGGAATCTACACTGCAAATCCTGATTTAGTGCCTGACGCCAAGAAAATTGATTATTTGACGTTTAACGAGGCAAATGAGTTGGCTAATTTTGGAGCTACCATTTTACACGCTAAAACGATCATTCCGTTATTGGAAAAAAATATTCCACTTCGTATTTTGAATACTTTCAATCACGAAAATAAAGGAACCTTAATTCGTTCTACAGCAAGCAAAGAAGGAATCAAAACACTTTCTGTGCTTGAAAATGTAGCTCTGGTCAATTTAGAAGGACGCGGATTACTTGGTAAAACAGGTGTCGATGCCCGAATTTTCAAAGTAATGGGCGATAATGATATTAGTGTAAGTATCATTTCGCAAGGTTCTTCAGAGAGAGGAATTGGTTTAGTAGTTGATGCGGATAAAGCATCTTTAGCGATGATCCAATTAGAGAAAGAATTTGAAAATGATTTCTATTCGAAAGACGTGAATAAAATTTCGGTGACGGATAATGTGTCGGTGATTTCTATCATTGGACAAGATTTAAGCACTTTCCACAAACCATATACCGCTTTGATTAAGAACAAGATTGTTCCGATTTTGTTCAACAACACGGTTACGGGTAAAAACGTGAGTTTGGTAGTAAAGAAATCCGAATTGAATCGTGCCTTGAATGTAATTCACGGAGAGATTTTTGGGGTTTCTAAAAAAATCAACATTGCTATTTTTGGACACGGATTAGTAGGCGGAACTTTGATTAATCAAATTTTGGAATCGGCTACTGCAATTGAGAAACGTAAAGATGTGAAGTTGAATATTTTTGCTATCGCCAATTCACAAAATGTACTTTTAAATAAGAATGGAGTAACACCCAACTGGAAAAACGAAATCCAAAACAAAGGAACTTTATA from the Flavobacterium ammonificans genome contains:
- a CDS encoding alpha/beta fold hydrolase, which codes for MENKFNQIQIHNFITESGAHYPIINLSYQVFGPQLNTAPVVLVNHALTGNSQVIGEQGWWNDLIGESKTIDTLKYTVLAFNVPGNGYDGFLIENYKDFNARDVARLFNQGIKDLQIKQLFAIIGGSVGGGIAWEMAALETKITQHLIPIATDWKSTDWLIANCFLQEQILANSSKPIEDARIHAMLCYRTPASFSAKFQRTLNEELQMYNVESWLAHHGNKLQKRFQLSAYKMMNQLLKTIDITRGRDSFEAVASKIEANIHIIGIDSDLFFTANENRATYEELKKYKESVSYQEIVSIHGHDAFLIEYQQLHNLLATIF
- the thrA gene encoding bifunctional aspartate kinase/homoserine dehydrogenase I; amino-acid sequence: MKILKFGGKSLSNGEGLDKVVAIILDKVNQGEKIAVVVSARGNATDELEGILDSAAKNESYKIMLDQFKLEQQNGFIDVDFSEEFTVLEKLFEGVSLIGDYSSKIKDQILSIGELLSAKLLTAILLNNGVNARFADSRELIKTDSKFGDAQPIEQASKKNVIQYFKENEDAVNIVTGFIASNAKNVTTTLGRNGSNYTASLIANYLDAEELQNYTHVDGIYTANPDLVPDAKKIDYLTFNEANELANFGATILHAKTIIPLLEKNIPLRILNTFNHENKGTLIRSTASKEGIKTLSVLENVALVNLEGRGLLGKTGVDARIFKVMGDNDISVSIISQGSSERGIGLVVDADKASLAMIQLEKEFENDFYSKDVNKISVTDNVSVISIIGQDLSTFHKPYTALIKNKIVPILFNNTVTGKNVSLVVKKSELNRALNVIHGEIFGVSKKINIAIFGHGLVGGTLINQILESATAIEKRKDVKLNIFAIANSQNVLLNKNGVTPNWKNEIQNKGTLYTIQDVIDYANEHHLENLIAVDNTASAEFVENYIPLIESSFDLISSNKVANTLSYSFYKKLRKVLADNQKTYLYETNVGAGLPLIDTIKLLHLSGENITKIKGVFSGTLSYLFNNYSAKDVPFSDILKEAIDNGYTEPDPREDLCGNDVGRKLLILARELDLQNEFEEIEIQNLIPEHLREGSVSEFLTKLKEFDAVYAKIKAEQQPNHVLRYIGELSGDLQSDKGNLEVKLVSVPSDTALGGLKGSDSFFEIYTESYGDRPIVVQGAGAGSAVTARGVFGDILRLSDKG
- the metK gene encoding methionine adenosyltransferase, whose amino-acid sequence is MAYLFTSESVSEGHPDKIADQISDALIDNFLAFDADSKVACETLVTTGQVILAGEVKSNTYLDVQQIARDVIKKIGYTKSEYMFEANSCGILSAIHEQSADINQGVDRASKEEQGAGDQGMMFGYATNETENYMPLALDLSHAILIELANLRRENNEIKYLRPDAKSQVTLEYSDDNKPVRIDAIVISTQHDDFDEEAKMLAKIKSDLVSILIPRIKAKYPQYAHLFNDNITYHINPTGKFVIGGPHGDTGLTGRKIIVDTYGGKGAHGGGAFSGKDPSKVDRSAAYATRHIAKNLVAAGLCDEVLVQVSYAIGVAKPTSINVNTYGTSKVSLTDGEISKVVEGIFDMRPYFIEQRLKLRNPIYSETAAYGHMGRTPETVTKTFSAPGGLTKTVTVDLFTWEKLDFVDAVKTAFKL